In one Bacillus sp. PK3_68 genomic region, the following are encoded:
- a CDS encoding HAMP domain-containing sensor histidine kinase — MRSLYMKFVGVTIGIMLISSLLAFFISNTYYQQKLKPCNDQKNTKIALGIATFTDKHPDMDLEEYLQNISSVGYQLYLVDDSGHEIYFGAPFRVKNLSTFTKEQVLQGRTYHGILYFPQETFVTGFFANELKNTIGVPLTHNQKNYALFLRPDIKLLFNEMHLLFGWLLAFTIALSIVMVIFSTKYLVKPISHLTSATKSLSNGDFNVELDVNRHDELGELSNSFLRMARKLEQMDDVRKEFISNISHDIQSPLSNIQGYTNLVDNDSISAEERSSYISVINSEIRRLSTLTKQLLLLASLDRNEEIVKKKSFNVGQQIKELVQSYKWKIGEKDIMLSYSLPDIQVVGDPSLLNTVWDNLLSNAIKYNKPNGNIDISIIQKGTAAFITFEDTGIGLNPAELERIFDPFYRADLTRSRTVEGTGLGLSIVSSIVRLHGGHISVSSTKKAGTAFVVELPVS; from the coding sequence ATGAGGTCCCTTTATATGAAATTTGTTGGGGTGACGATTGGAATTATGCTAATCAGCAGCCTCCTTGCTTTTTTCATCTCTAATACGTATTACCAGCAAAAATTAAAGCCCTGTAACGATCAAAAAAATACAAAAATTGCTCTTGGCATCGCTACATTTACTGATAAGCACCCCGATATGGATTTGGAAGAGTATCTGCAAAATATTTCCTCCGTCGGGTATCAACTATATCTGGTTGATGACTCCGGTCATGAAATTTATTTTGGTGCTCCTTTCAGAGTCAAAAACCTCTCTACTTTTACCAAAGAGCAGGTACTGCAAGGTAGGACTTATCATGGTATTCTCTATTTCCCCCAGGAAACATTTGTAACAGGATTTTTCGCTAATGAATTAAAGAATACGATCGGCGTCCCGCTGACACATAACCAAAAAAATTATGCCCTGTTTCTCAGACCAGATATTAAGCTCCTATTTAATGAAATGCACCTCCTATTCGGCTGGCTGCTGGCATTTACAATTGCTTTAAGCATTGTCATGGTCATTTTCAGCACGAAATATTTAGTAAAGCCTATCTCCCATTTGACTTCCGCCACGAAATCACTCTCAAATGGCGATTTTAATGTGGAACTGGACGTTAACCGGCACGACGAACTAGGAGAGCTTTCAAACAGTTTTTTACGGATGGCGAGAAAACTAGAACAGATGGATGACGTAAGGAAAGAATTTATTTCAAACATTTCGCATGATATCCAATCTCCCTTATCTAATATACAAGGATATACAAATTTAGTGGACAACGATTCAATAAGCGCGGAGGAACGATCCTCCTACATTTCTGTCATTAACAGTGAAATTCGGAGGCTTTCCACTTTGACTAAACAACTATTGCTGCTCGCCTCATTGGACCGAAATGAAGAGATTGTGAAGAAAAAATCTTTCAATGTTGGCCAACAAATAAAGGAGTTAGTGCAAAGCTATAAATGGAAAATTGGCGAAAAAGACATTATGCTCAGCTACTCCTTGCCAGATATACAGGTCGTTGGCGATCCCTCTTTGCTCAACACGGTTTGGGATAACCTTCTATCAAATGCCATTAAATATAATAAACCTAACGGTAATATTGATATCTCCATTATACAAAAAGGAACAGCCGCCTTTATAACCTTTGAGGATACAGGAATAGGATTGAACCCTGCAGAATTAGAGAGAATATTTGATCCCTTTTATCGGGCCGACCTCACCCGCTCTCGAACAGTGGAAGGAACGGGACTCGGCCTTTCCATTGTTTCCTCTATTGTCAGGCTTCATGGCGGTCATATCAGTGTCAGCAGCACAAAAAAAGCAGGAACGGCTTTTGTCGTTGAACTACCTGTTAGTTAG
- a CDS encoding tyrosine-type recombinase/integrase → MEYVEALRDIKQINSMKKYLKKHSERDYLLFVFGINTGLKITEILAIKVEDVVEEDRLKDFFLLPYKELKTTKEIYLNHKVKKALLHYIESSHLKSDDYLFKSPKTEKPITRQQAYRIIHHAAEAVGIKGKIGTNSMRKTFGYHAYKRGVAISLLQKHFNHSTPSETLKYLGISKDEKIRTEIDVNL, encoded by the coding sequence ATGGAATATGTAGAGGCTCTAAGGGATATAAAGCAAATTAACTCCATGAAAAAATATTTAAAAAAACATTCGGAACGAGACTATCTGCTCTTCGTCTTCGGCATTAATACCGGCTTGAAAATCACGGAAATATTAGCTATCAAAGTAGAGGATGTAGTAGAAGAAGACCGCCTAAAAGATTTTTTCCTACTTCCTTATAAGGAACTGAAAACGACGAAAGAGATCTATCTCAACCACAAAGTAAAAAAAGCCCTTTTGCACTATATCGAATCAAGCCATCTGAAGAGTGATGATTATTTATTCAAGTCTCCCAAAACTGAAAAGCCGATCACGCGCCAGCAGGCTTATCGCATTATCCATCATGCCGCAGAAGCGGTAGGTATAAAAGGGAAAATCGGCACGAATTCTATGCGTAAAACCTTTGGTTATCATGCTTATAAACGAGGAGTTGCCATTTCTCTTCTCCAGAAGCATTTTAACCATTCCACCCCCTCTGAGACTCTTAAATATCTTGGAATTTCCAAAGATGAGAAAATTAGAACAGAAATCGATGTCAACCTTTAA
- a CDS encoding cation:proton antiporter regulatory subunit, with protein MNIRESELPGIGYKFEIITKNQDKLVIVIHDDGRREIYHFDSEDHDEVISSATFSDAEARQIAGILGGMAYNPKALETVDFAFDDLLIEWYQVEPGAPAVNKTIGEVDIRSNFGVNVIAIKEKNTKKTHNPGPDTVIEAGDILIISGERIQLKELIKNLLSNKG; from the coding sequence GTGAATATTAGAGAAAGCGAACTGCCAGGCATTGGCTATAAGTTTGAAATTATTACAAAAAACCAAGATAAGCTAGTCATCGTTATTCATGATGATGGGCGGAGAGAAATTTACCACTTTGACTCAGAAGATCATGATGAGGTCATAAGCAGTGCGACGTTCAGCGATGCAGAAGCAAGACAAATCGCCGGGATTTTAGGTGGAATGGCTTACAATCCTAAAGCCTTGGAAACGGTAGACTTTGCTTTTGATGATTTACTTATTGAATGGTATCAGGTTGAACCAGGGGCTCCGGCTGTTAATAAAACCATTGGTGAGGTTGATATCCGAAGCAATTTCGGCGTGAATGTTATTGCTATTAAAGAGAAAAACACGAAAAAAACCCACAATCCAGGCCCTGACACAGTTATTGAAGCAGGTGACATCCTAATCATCTCAGGAGAAAGAATTCAGTTAAAAGAGCTTATTAAAAATCTACTATCTAACAAGGGGTGA
- a CDS encoding cation:proton antiporter: protein MNDLVLEVGTALVLVSIVAILANKLNFSIIPFLIVLGMVVGPHAPTIGIIDLTFIESNEIIQFLGRIGVLFLLFYLGLEFSVGKLMKSGRDIVVGGSIYVSLNFVLGLLYGVLTGMPWIESLIIAGLLSVSSSAIVAKVLVDLKRTANPETELILGMILFDDIFLALFLTTMSGVLLAGSTSFLGIATSVLISVGYMLLFFVIARKGAPLLNKWLNIKSDEIFIIVIFASLFFVAGFSETLHVAEAIGALLLGLVFSETEHRDRIEHLVVPFRDFFGAVFFFSFGLNIDPSTLAGAFWLSLGAALLTIVGNFVAGMIAGRKAGLSHKASTNIGLTIMARGEFSIIVANLGITAGLNPILTPFTALYVLILAILGPLMTKESKTIYNYLNKIFKWKKEPGRKRIKIPNE, encoded by the coding sequence ATGAACGATCTAGTTCTTGAAGTCGGTACTGCACTTGTTCTCGTTTCCATTGTAGCCATTCTTGCAAACAAGCTTAACTTTTCCATTATTCCATTCTTAATTGTTCTTGGTATGGTCGTTGGGCCACATGCTCCAACGATTGGGATTATTGACTTAACCTTTATTGAAAGCAATGAGATTATTCAATTCTTAGGACGCATTGGCGTGTTGTTCCTCCTATTCTATTTGGGCCTGGAATTTTCAGTCGGAAAACTGATGAAATCAGGACGGGATATTGTAGTTGGCGGGAGTATCTATGTGTCTCTTAATTTTGTTTTAGGGCTTCTTTACGGGGTACTCACAGGGATGCCGTGGATCGAATCCCTGATTATTGCCGGACTGCTTAGCGTGTCCTCTAGCGCAATCGTAGCAAAAGTACTCGTTGATTTAAAAAGGACAGCTAATCCGGAAACAGAATTAATTCTTGGAATGATTTTATTTGACGATATTTTCCTGGCTCTATTTCTGACCACCATGTCAGGTGTCTTGCTTGCAGGTTCTACCTCTTTCCTCGGTATTGCCACTTCCGTTCTTATCTCAGTCGGTTATATGTTATTGTTCTTTGTTATTGCGCGAAAAGGCGCACCTCTATTAAATAAATGGTTAAATATAAAATCAGACGAAATTTTCATTATCGTTATATTCGCTTCATTGTTTTTTGTGGCTGGTTTTTCAGAAACTCTTCATGTTGCTGAAGCAATCGGTGCTTTACTGCTAGGGTTAGTCTTTTCCGAAACGGAACATCGTGACCGGATTGAACATCTAGTAGTTCCTTTTAGAGATTTCTTTGGGGCTGTTTTTTTCTTCAGCTTTGGACTGAATATTGACCCCTCTACATTAGCTGGCGCCTTCTGGTTGTCGCTAGGTGCGGCTTTGCTTACCATTGTCGGAAACTTTGTTGCTGGCATGATTGCAGGGAGAAAAGCCGGACTATCCCACAAAGCTTCCACTAATATCGGTTTAACTATTATGGCACGAGGAGAATTCTCCATCATTGTTGCCAACCTCGGAATTACAGCAGGCTTAAACCCTATTTTAACGCCTTTCACAGCCCTATACGTGCTTATTTTGGCTATTTTAGGCCCGCTTATGACGAAAGAGAGCAAAACCATTTACAATTATTTAAATAAGATTTTCAAATGGAAAAAAGAACCGGGAAGAAAGAGAATAAAGATTCCCAATGAGTAA
- a CDS encoding sulfate/molybdate ABC transporter ATP-binding protein: MSIHIKDVSKSFGSFNALSNITLNIQTGELVALLGPSGSGKTSLLRIIAGLEEADSGMILFGGEDMTHIRTTERKVGFVFQHYALFKHMTVFDNIAYGLRVRPKKERPSKKEINEKVTELLSLVKLDALADRYPSQLSGGQRQRVALARALAVEPKVLLLDEPFGALDAKVRKDLRRWLRRLHDDFHITSIFVTHDQEEALDVADRIVVMNEGKIEQIGSPEEVYDHPNSPFVYDFLGNVNLFHGRLENGKLLNGKVELDVPGIDNKENRPAVAYVRPHDVMIERESIAKDAVQAKIVHIHIVGRTVHIELKPKEIEQFLEAELTKEQYGELGLKVGEEVFVRPNQLKVFIPEDYSINNQALP, translated from the coding sequence ATGAGCATTCACATAAAAGATGTATCAAAATCATTCGGCTCATTCAATGCGCTGAGTAATATTACACTCAACATCCAAACAGGGGAGCTGGTTGCATTACTCGGGCCGTCGGGGTCGGGAAAAACGTCCCTTCTGCGTATCATTGCTGGTCTTGAAGAAGCGGATAGCGGAATGATTTTATTCGGCGGTGAAGATATGACTCACATTCGTACAACAGAGAGGAAAGTCGGTTTTGTTTTCCAGCATTATGCTTTGTTTAAGCATATGACTGTATTCGACAATATTGCTTACGGATTGAGAGTTCGTCCTAAAAAAGAGAGGCCGTCTAAAAAAGAAATAAACGAAAAGGTAACGGAGCTTCTTAGTCTCGTTAAGCTGGATGCATTGGCAGATCGGTATCCGTCCCAGCTTTCCGGCGGGCAGCGCCAGCGTGTTGCTTTGGCAAGGGCACTCGCCGTAGAGCCGAAGGTGCTGCTGCTTGATGAGCCATTTGGAGCGCTTGATGCGAAGGTGAGAAAAGATTTGCGGCGTTGGTTGCGCCGATTGCATGATGACTTTCATATTACGAGTATATTTGTGACACATGATCAGGAAGAGGCACTTGATGTTGCGGATCGCATCGTGGTAATGAATGAAGGGAAAATCGAGCAGATCGGCAGTCCAGAAGAGGTATATGACCACCCGAACAGCCCATTTGTGTATGATTTCTTGGGGAATGTTAATTTATTTCACGGCAGGCTGGAGAACGGGAAGCTTCTCAATGGCAAAGTTGAACTTGATGTGCCAGGCATCGATAATAAGGAAAATCGACCAGCTGTTGCTTATGTGCGTCCACATGATGTAATGATTGAACGGGAAAGTATAGCGAAGGATGCCGTTCAAGCAAAAATTGTTCATATTCATATTGTCGGCAGGACTGTCCATATTGAACTAAAACCCAAAGAGATCGAGCAGTTTCTTGAAGCAGAACTAACGAAAGAACAATATGGCGAGCTTGGTTTAAAAGTCGGGGAAGAGGTTTTTGTTCGGCCTAATCAATTAAAAGTCTTTATTCCGGAGGATTACTCGATTAATAATCAAGCTCTGCCATGA
- the cysW gene encoding sulfate ABC transporter permease subunit CysW, translated as MAGHIPLTYGSRKAAKKAAEEPLFVRMVLIGIAIVFLFLFLLLPLAAIFIKAFERGIHLYAASITDSDALAAIKLTLLVVLLTVPVNALFGIAAAWAITKFDFKGKSLLTTIIDLPFAVSPVIAGLVFVLLFSTHGLFGDFLFAHDIKIIFAVPGIVMATLFVTLPFIARELIPLMQSQGAAEEEASLTLGAGGWKTFWLVTLPNIKWGLLYGIILCNARTIGEFGAVSVVSGHIRGLTNTMPLHIEILYNEYQFSAAFAVASLMSILAIVTLILKNIIEWKANQHS; from the coding sequence ATGGCTGGTCATATTCCATTGACGTATGGCAGTAGGAAAGCGGCAAAGAAAGCCGCAGAGGAGCCACTTTTTGTCCGTATGGTGCTCATAGGTATCGCTATTGTATTTTTATTTTTATTTCTCTTATTACCGCTTGCGGCCATTTTTATAAAGGCATTTGAACGAGGGATTCATCTTTATGCGGCATCTATTACTGACTCAGACGCACTGGCGGCCATTAAGCTTACATTGCTCGTTGTCTTGCTAACCGTACCGGTTAACGCTTTGTTCGGAATTGCGGCAGCTTGGGCGATTACAAAATTTGATTTCAAAGGGAAAAGCTTGCTGACTACAATTATTGATTTGCCATTTGCGGTGTCACCGGTTATTGCCGGGCTCGTATTTGTCCTTCTTTTCAGCACACATGGATTATTCGGCGATTTTTTGTTCGCCCACGATATTAAAATTATTTTTGCGGTGCCAGGTATTGTTATGGCTACACTATTTGTTACTCTTCCATTTATTGCGCGCGAGCTGATACCGTTGATGCAGTCCCAGGGGGCGGCAGAGGAAGAAGCATCTTTAACGCTTGGAGCCGGCGGGTGGAAAACATTTTGGCTAGTGACGCTACCTAATATTAAATGGGGATTATTATACGGCATTATTTTATGTAACGCGAGAACTATTGGCGAATTCGGCGCTGTGTCGGTCGTATCTGGCCACATTCGGGGATTAACAAATACGATGCCGCTTCATATTGAAATTTTATACAATGAATATCAATTTTCTGCGGCGTTTGCCGTTGCCTCGTTGATGTCCATATTAGCGATCGTAACACTTATTTTAAAAAATATAATTGAATGGAAAGCCAATCAACATAGTTAA
- the cysT gene encoding sulfate ABC transporter permease subunit CysT, protein MAKKKWRFKKHSILPGFGLSLGFTMLYVSLLVLLPLSMIFVNAASMSWSDFWSTVTEPRVIASYKLSFGAAFFAAGINMIFGVLIAWVLVRYSFPGKRIIDGLVDLPFALPTAVAGIALTTLYAKTGWIGQFLSFKVAFTPLGVTVALTFIGLPFVVRMVQPVLQNFDRETEEASAILGANRRQTFMKIIIPEILPAALTGFSLALARALGEYGSVVFIAGNMPMKTEITPLLIMTKLEQYDYAGATAIAAVMLIISFIMLLLINGMQWWMNRKFAHN, encoded by the coding sequence ATGGCAAAAAAGAAGTGGAGATTCAAAAAACATAGTATTTTACCGGGGTTTGGGCTGTCACTCGGCTTTACGATGCTCTATGTCAGTCTGTTGGTTCTTTTGCCACTTTCCATGATCTTTGTAAATGCTGCCTCGATGAGCTGGTCTGACTTTTGGTCAACAGTAACTGAACCGAGGGTGATCGCTTCCTATAAATTAAGCTTTGGTGCCGCTTTTTTTGCGGCCGGGATTAATATGATATTCGGTGTGTTGATTGCCTGGGTGCTCGTCCGCTATTCATTCCCGGGCAAGCGCATAATTGATGGGTTGGTCGACTTACCATTTGCGCTTCCAACTGCTGTTGCCGGCATCGCTCTAACTACTTTGTATGCGAAGACGGGCTGGATTGGCCAATTTTTATCATTTAAAGTGGCATTTACTCCACTCGGTGTTACGGTTGCTTTGACGTTTATTGGATTGCCATTCGTCGTGCGGATGGTGCAGCCAGTACTACAAAATTTTGATAGAGAGACAGAAGAAGCGTCGGCCATTTTAGGAGCGAACCGGCGCCAGACCTTCATGAAAATCATCATCCCAGAGATATTGCCAGCTGCTCTTACTGGCTTCTCGCTTGCATTGGCTCGTGCTCTCGGTGAATATGGTTCGGTCGTCTTCATTGCCGGCAATATGCCGATGAAGACTGAGATCACGCCACTTCTCATTATGACAAAGCTAGAGCAGTATGATTATGCGGGAGCAACGGCTATTGCGGCAGTTATGTTAATTATTTCATTTATCATGCTGCTTTTAATCAATGGCATGCAATGGTGGATGAATAGAAAGTTTGCTCATAATTAA
- a CDS encoding sulfate ABC transporter substrate-binding protein — protein MQNRKVISKLLISMTAMAAILAGCGDSKAGSENSASSSKKPVELLNVSYDPTRELYEGFNKEFVAHWKKETGQNVTIQQSHGGSGKQARAVIDGLEADVVTLALAGDIDEVAKNGLTAEDWQTRLDDNSTPYTSTIVFLVRKGNPKNIKDWEDLTKEGVSVITPNPKTSGGARWNYLAAWAYADKQFNGDEKKIKKFVSSIYKNVEVLDSGARGATTTFVEREIGDVLIAWENEAFLSLNELGKDKFEIVVPSISILAEPPVAVVDKVVKKKGTKEVAKAYLKYLYTKKGQEIAAENYYRPRDKEVLEKYADQFPEINLVTIDKDFDGWKTAQKKHFDDGGTFDEIYQPKQ, from the coding sequence ATGCAAAATAGAAAAGTTATATCTAAATTATTAATAAGCATGACAGCAATGGCAGCGATTTTAGCAGGCTGTGGTGATTCAAAAGCAGGAAGTGAAAACAGCGCTTCATCTTCAAAGAAGCCGGTTGAGCTGTTAAATGTGTCCTACGATCCAACTCGTGAATTATATGAGGGGTTTAATAAAGAGTTTGTTGCTCACTGGAAAAAAGAAACTGGTCAAAATGTAACGATTCAGCAGTCGCACGGCGGTTCTGGCAAGCAGGCAAGAGCGGTTATTGATGGGCTTGAAGCAGATGTAGTCACACTTGCACTTGCAGGCGATATTGATGAAGTAGCTAAGAATGGTCTAACGGCTGAAGATTGGCAGACACGTCTTGATGATAACTCAACACCTTATACTTCAACCATTGTGTTTCTTGTTCGAAAAGGCAATCCGAAAAATATCAAGGATTGGGAGGACTTAACGAAAGAAGGAGTATCAGTCATTACGCCAAACCCGAAAACATCGGGCGGGGCACGTTGGAATTATCTTGCAGCGTGGGCCTATGCTGATAAACAATTCAATGGTGACGAAAAGAAGATAAAAAAATTCGTCAGTAGCATTTACAAAAATGTGGAAGTATTAGACTCAGGTGCACGTGGAGCAACAACAACGTTTGTAGAACGAGAAATTGGCGATGTACTAATCGCCTGGGAAAATGAAGCCTTTCTCTCTTTAAATGAATTAGGGAAAGATAAATTTGAAATTGTTGTTCCTTCAATCAGTATTTTAGCAGAACCTCCAGTTGCAGTAGTAGATAAAGTAGTGAAGAAAAAAGGCACGAAAGAGGTGGCGAAAGCTTATCTCAAATATTTGTACACAAAGAAGGGGCAGGAAATTGCAGCGGAAAATTATTACCGTCCGCGTGATAAAGAAGTATTGGAGAAGTACGCTGACCAGTTCCCAGAGATTAATCTCGTAACGATTGACAAGGACTTTGATGGCTGGAAAACAGCTCAGAAAAAACATTTTGATGACGGCGGAACATTCGATGAAATCTATCAGCCGAAACAATAG
- a CDS encoding YezD family protein, translating to MSEKQIDNQWVERILQSLEGIEYGSVEIVIHDSQITQIDRLEKRRFSIKKSSTRKTKTSKHSIKADQTY from the coding sequence ATGTCTGAAAAACAGATTGATAACCAATGGGTTGAACGCATTCTTCAGTCATTGGAAGGAATAGAGTACGGATCAGTAGAGATCGTTATCCACGATTCACAGATTACGCAAATTGACCGACTGGAAAAACGACGGTTTTCTATAAAAAAATCGAGCACTAGAAAGACAAAAACCAGTAAACATTCAATAAAAGCCGATCAGACATACTGA
- a CDS encoding M14 family zinc carboxypeptidase — protein sequence MKKVVKVLSSTALAASLLTIPTMGLADPGPSPQQGENLSIEGFISYEELGKKLGQIQKSSQGKVSVETAGYTNQGRGIYKVSVGHGKKVMLIQSEIHGNEKTGTVALLNILQTLGSSNSKEAKKILDELTIVIIPMMNADGSELSRRANDMNWEEVVAKFPQLANAKPAWNYYSSPGSWDYDKKPGFDVNRDFNPDLNYVPKADDFPGASNKYGWYITPEAQTVRDVYKDLKTQFGNVDVFVDLHHQGFPYVEGTDDRVTMSLSGKFVTNPNSPGGEKYAAYADKFKYDFSRQLNVAAYNALQAKGDSVFTNISLYDQNIDLPGTALGAFALNGSGTVLFEVSGQTQNFGQKKRGQLVKTVETGLMGIINSVADGSVSELNPKDYEKIPLSARTPGGL from the coding sequence ATGAAGAAGGTTGTCAAGGTTCTAAGTTCAACCGCTTTAGCTGCATCTTTACTTACAATACCGACAATGGGATTAGCTGATCCTGGACCAAGTCCGCAGCAAGGGGAAAATTTATCAATTGAAGGCTTTATTAGCTATGAGGAGCTTGGCAAGAAGCTTGGACAAATCCAAAAATCAAGCCAGGGAAAAGTGAGTGTTGAGACAGCTGGGTATACAAACCAAGGACGTGGGATTTATAAGGTATCGGTTGGCCATGGTAAAAAGGTGATGCTTATCCAGAGTGAAATACACGGAAACGAAAAAACAGGAACAGTTGCGCTTCTAAATATTTTGCAGACCCTTGGATCGAGCAATTCAAAAGAAGCGAAAAAAATTCTTGATGAACTTACAATTGTTATTATTCCAATGATGAATGCGGATGGGTCTGAGCTAAGTCGCCGCGCAAACGATATGAACTGGGAAGAGGTCGTTGCTAAGTTTCCGCAACTTGCGAATGCCAAGCCCGCGTGGAACTATTATTCCTCTCCAGGAAGCTGGGATTATGATAAAAAACCGGGATTTGATGTTAATCGTGATTTCAACCCAGATTTGAATTACGTTCCAAAAGCAGACGATTTCCCAGGAGCATCCAATAAATACGGCTGGTATATTACACCTGAAGCGCAAACTGTAAGAGATGTGTATAAGGACTTGAAAACACAGTTTGGGAATGTAGATGTATTTGTAGATCTTCACCATCAGGGATTTCCTTATGTAGAGGGGACTGATGATAGGGTAACGATGTCCCTATCAGGCAAGTTTGTAACGAACCCGAACAGTCCGGGCGGTGAAAAATATGCTGCTTATGCTGATAAATTCAAATATGATTTTTCACGCCAGTTGAATGTGGCGGCTTACAATGCCTTGCAGGCAAAAGGGGATTCTGTCTTTACGAATATTTCCTTGTATGATCAAAACATTGACCTGCCTGGCACTGCATTAGGAGCGTTTGCATTAAATGGAAGTGGAACTGTTCTGTTTGAGGTGAGCGGTCAAACACAAAATTTTGGGCAAAAGAAGAGAGGACAGCTTGTAAAAACAGTCGAGACAGGTCTTATGGGAATTATTAATAGCGTAGCTGATGGCTCAGTCAGTGAATTAAATCCTAAAGACTATGAGAAAATTCCTTTAAGTGCAAGAACACCTGGCGGTTTATAA
- a CDS encoding ferredoxin, giving the protein MPKYTFVDQDTCIACGACGAAAPDIYDYNEEGIAYVILDGNQGVTEIPEELLEEVEDAIDGCPTESIKIEDQPFKIKITS; this is encoded by the coding sequence GTGCCAAAGTATACATTTGTTGATCAAGATACATGTATCGCCTGTGGAGCATGCGGAGCTGCTGCACCAGACATTTATGACTACAACGAGGAAGGCATAGCCTATGTGATCTTAGATGGTAATCAGGGAGTTACCGAAATTCCTGAAGAGTTACTAGAAGAGGTAGAGGATGCCATTGACGGCTGTCCGACTGAATCCATCAAGATAGAGGATCAGCCTTTTAAGATTAAGATAACTAGTTAA
- a CDS encoding 2-oxoacid:ferredoxin oxidoreductase subunit beta — MATFKDFRNDVKPNWCPGCGDFSVQAAIQRAAANIGLTPDQLAVISGIGCSGRISGYIKSYGLHGIHGRSLPIAQGVKMANKDLTVIASGGDGDGFAIGMGHTIHAMRRNIDMTYIVMDNQIYGLTKGQTSPRSAQGFVTKSTPKGAIEGTVSPMELALTSGATFVAQSFSTDLKDLTAIIEAGINHKGFSIINVFSPCVTYNKINTYDWFKENLTKLSAIEDYDSSNREMAMNTLMQHNGLVTGIIYQDKERASYQELVHGYAEEPLASQDLQLGDEMFNNLVKEFI; from the coding sequence ATGGCAACGTTTAAAGATTTTCGAAATGATGTAAAACCAAACTGGTGTCCAGGCTGCGGTGACTTTTCTGTCCAGGCGGCGATTCAGCGGGCGGCGGCCAATATCGGCTTGACGCCGGATCAGCTTGCGGTTATTTCCGGCATCGGCTGTTCGGGACGTATTTCAGGCTACATTAAATCATACGGCCTTCATGGGATTCATGGGCGATCACTGCCGATTGCTCAAGGAGTGAAGATGGCCAACAAAGACTTAACGGTGATTGCTTCTGGCGGAGACGGCGATGGATTCGCCATCGGCATGGGGCATACGATTCATGCGATGCGCCGCAATATTGATATGACTTATATTGTGATGGATAATCAGATTTACGGGTTAACAAAGGGGCAAACCTCTCCTCGCTCTGCTCAGGGATTTGTAACAAAGTCCACTCCGAAAGGAGCGATTGAAGGAACGGTCTCTCCCATGGAGCTGGCGCTGACAAGTGGTGCTACATTTGTCGCTCAAAGCTTCTCTACGGACCTGAAGGACTTAACGGCCATCATTGAAGCGGGCATCAACCATAAGGGCTTTTCTATTATTAACGTGTTCAGCCCATGTGTGACCTATAATAAAATTAACACCTATGATTGGTTTAAAGAAAACTTAACGAAGCTTTCTGCGATTGAAGACTATGATTCTTCCAATCGGGAGATGGCGATGAATACGCTGATGCAACACAACGGTCTCGTAACAGGGATCATTTATCAGGATAAAGAAAGAGCTTCTTATCAAGAGCTTGTGCATGGCTATGCAGAAGAACCGCTGGCCAGCCAAGACCTGCAGCTAGGCGATGAAATGTTTAATAATCTTGTGAAGGAATTTATCTAG